Proteins from a genomic interval of Symmachiella macrocystis:
- a CDS encoding DUF4175 domain-containing protein, which yields MGSADKWIDQFLKRVRIGEFLRRAAEFGAVFLFSFGTIVLVVKLLIPQLWPHVLWIALCAVPTAVAAWWYARRSWCSRDDSVALLDKALGTGGLLMTLTERPDPFWRDRLPKVDLQYRQALPKYRPTRFVSYLALPLMFAVAACFVPLREASTAPVLKNTAARNATEQLEELLAELEATTVLEETEEEKLKEEIQRLVEETEQSPLTSEKWETLDALRERMQTRMTSAEINMSKATEAAEELRRAELSGEKLTLERKLLLEKQLADALSKLSKNGNLANAPQGMQDDLQKLMKNGKLTLAKDGAARQQQLEQLQKFLEEEQDKLKEIRKNCKACQNGQCPNGQCEGGQCQGGNCQGPGQQGGNSNNGRPGSGGVNRGRGDASMSWGDESDQQGVKFKESVLPQGFREQAKDEIDSIKASAPDVDPATAAPRSAAHDSAASAGSTTVQRRLSPKHRAAVRKYFDTSKP from the coding sequence ATGGGTTCCGCGGACAAATGGATCGATCAATTCCTCAAGCGCGTGCGTATCGGAGAATTCCTGCGACGTGCGGCTGAGTTTGGCGCAGTCTTTCTCTTCAGCTTCGGCACCATCGTGCTGGTGGTCAAGCTGTTAATCCCCCAATTGTGGCCACACGTCCTATGGATCGCCCTGTGTGCGGTCCCCACGGCTGTCGCCGCTTGGTGGTATGCCCGCCGCAGTTGGTGTAGTCGCGACGATTCGGTGGCACTGTTGGATAAGGCCCTGGGAACCGGCGGATTATTAATGACCCTGACCGAACGGCCGGATCCGTTTTGGCGAGACCGCTTGCCGAAAGTGGACCTGCAGTACCGTCAGGCGCTGCCAAAATATCGCCCCACGCGCTTCGTCAGTTATTTGGCGTTGCCATTGATGTTCGCCGTGGCGGCCTGTTTTGTGCCCTTAAGAGAGGCCTCGACCGCACCGGTGCTGAAAAACACAGCGGCCCGCAATGCCACCGAACAGTTGGAGGAATTGCTCGCTGAACTCGAAGCGACCACAGTGCTGGAGGAAACCGAAGAGGAAAAACTCAAAGAAGAAATCCAGCGACTCGTCGAAGAGACCGAACAGTCACCGTTGACCAGTGAGAAATGGGAAACGCTGGATGCGCTCCGCGAACGAATGCAAACGCGGATGACGAGTGCCGAGATCAACATGTCCAAAGCGACTGAAGCGGCTGAGGAATTACGGCGGGCCGAATTGAGTGGCGAGAAATTAACGCTGGAGCGCAAGCTGCTGTTGGAAAAACAATTGGCCGACGCCCTCAGCAAATTGAGCAAAAATGGCAACCTCGCCAATGCCCCCCAAGGGATGCAAGACGATCTGCAAAAACTGATGAAGAACGGAAAGTTGACGCTGGCCAAAGATGGAGCCGCGCGGCAACAACAACTCGAACAGTTGCAGAAGTTTTTAGAAGAAGAGCAAGACAAACTAAAAGAGATCCGCAAAAATTGCAAAGCTTGCCAAAATGGTCAATGCCCAAACGGGCAGTGCGAAGGGGGACAATGCCAAGGAGGGAATTGCCAAGGGCCGGGACAACAAGGCGGCAATTCCAACAACGGCCGACCCGGCAGCGGTGGCGTCAACCGCGGACGTGGTGATGCGTCGATGTCCTGGGGTGATGAATCGGATCAACAAGGAGTCAAATTCAAAGAGAGTGTCCTGCCGCAAGGATTCCGCGAACAGGCGAAAGATGAAATCGACAGCATCAAGGCCTCCGCTCCGGATGTCGACCCCGCCACCGCTGCTCCCCGCAGCGCCGCGCACGACAGTGCGGCGTCCGCCGGATCCACCACCGTGCAACGCCGCCTCAGCCCCAAACATCGCGCTGCGGTGCGCAAGTATTTCGATACCTCCAAACCGTGA
- a CDS encoding ABC transporter ATP-binding protein, which produces MNESSTETATLEPPPPTATPTIEIHHLHRFFGNLKAVNDVSFQVHAGEVMGFIGPNGAGKTTTMRILATLDVPTAGDAFVGGYSVVDKPDEVRRILGFMPDSFGKYQNVNVLEYLDFFARAYGFRGAARRDAIERVLVFTELRKLAEKPIDTLSKGMSQRLGLGRTLIHDPQVLVLDEPAAGLDPRARVELRELILLLATELNKTVLISSHILTELSEICHSAAIVEAGQILASGSRDAIMQGHRRTGPDESVELEVSVVGEVNKLQRWLLEQPHVGAVRIADKNARFEFTGNEQQQANLLKAMIASDIEVVSFQGRAHSLEDVFMAVTKGITQ; this is translated from the coding sequence ATGAACGAATCATCTACCGAAACCGCAACGTTGGAACCACCGCCGCCGACAGCGACGCCGACGATTGAAATCCATCATCTGCATCGGTTTTTTGGAAACCTAAAAGCGGTCAATGATGTCTCGTTCCAGGTGCACGCGGGTGAGGTGATGGGCTTCATCGGCCCCAACGGTGCGGGTAAAACGACGACCATGCGAATTCTGGCCACACTGGACGTCCCCACCGCTGGCGACGCCTTTGTGGGGGGCTACTCCGTTGTCGACAAACCGGATGAAGTCCGCCGTATTCTGGGATTCATGCCTGATAGTTTCGGCAAATACCAAAACGTCAACGTCCTGGAGTACCTCGACTTCTTCGCCCGCGCCTATGGGTTCCGCGGCGCCGCCCGCCGGGATGCCATCGAACGGGTGTTGGTCTTCACCGAATTACGCAAACTCGCCGAAAAACCAATCGATACGCTCAGTAAGGGCATGTCACAACGCCTCGGTTTGGGCCGCACATTAATTCACGACCCGCAGGTTCTGGTCCTGGACGAACCGGCAGCCGGCTTGGATCCCCGCGCTCGGGTCGAACTGCGAGAACTGATTCTCCTCTTGGCGACTGAGTTGAACAAAACGGTTTTAATCAGTTCCCACATCCTCACCGAACTTTCTGAAATCTGTCACTCCGCGGCAATCGTTGAAGCCGGACAAATTCTAGCCAGCGGTTCGCGTGACGCCATCATGCAAGGGCATCGTCGGACCGGCCCGGATGAATCGGTGGAATTAGAAGTCAGCGTCGTCGGCGAGGTCAATAAGTTGCAGCGCTGGTTGCTGGAACAACCGCACGTCGGTGCGGTACGCATTGCCGATAAAAACGCCCGCTTTGAATTTACCGGCAACGAACAGCAACAAGCGAATCTTCTCAAAGCGATGATCGCAAGCGACATCGAGGTCGTCTCGTTCCAAGGCCGTGCCCATTCGCTCGAAGACGTCTTCATGGCCGTCACAAAAGGCATCACACAGTAA
- a CDS encoding rhomboid family protein yields the protein MWTTVRQIFRTAPVTASIIFICSGLLAWIFYLVLFEEANYRIAQEQLGVPLKFVMLGGQNGTADIELGFTKLWDGEWWRVILAGLHHGGSMTSGLIHLVMNCLGLWYLGQLLEYRIGSLRMALLFVSSLVVSMLPEFLMGSAAVGMSGAICAMFGYLLVLRHHDRYILEMLPDQVVRIMLIWLVACIPATYFDILPVANLAHFSGLGYGYLAARVAYAQTPWKVSARAGFLAAHLLIPIGLYAVVHPVWNAAYHWHLGTSQSLSRQDRIMHLRQAVAINPQLDPVWVELYKQYLKSGNLHNAWTAILQGVHNNPSSTTAIRKAAFMGQLFQTPENRKLARRILDDVFDDDAPAWAERLLAQAPGSQRFRFTLPTDPPNKYEIGKPVKLPEPARIDPNPQNEPLAPPDPDEADSAAVGTAT from the coding sequence ATGTGGACCACCGTCCGGCAAATTTTTCGCACAGCCCCAGTCACAGCGAGCATCATATTCATTTGCTCGGGACTGCTGGCATGGATTTTTTATCTCGTCTTGTTCGAAGAAGCCAATTACCGCATCGCGCAAGAACAACTCGGCGTCCCACTGAAATTTGTGATGCTGGGTGGTCAAAACGGCACCGCCGATATCGAACTCGGGTTTACCAAACTTTGGGATGGCGAGTGGTGGCGCGTGATTCTCGCCGGCTTACACCATGGCGGCAGCATGACCAGCGGTCTGATTCATCTGGTGATGAACTGCCTCGGCCTGTGGTATTTGGGACAACTGCTGGAATACCGCATCGGCAGCCTGCGCATGGCCTTGCTGTTCGTCTCGTCGCTGGTCGTTTCTATGCTGCCGGAATTCCTGATGGGATCGGCGGCTGTGGGAATGTCCGGGGCGATCTGCGCGATGTTCGGTTATCTGTTAGTCCTGCGTCACCACGATCGATACATCTTGGAAATGTTACCCGACCAAGTAGTCCGCATCATGTTGATTTGGTTGGTCGCCTGCATTCCGGCCACTTATTTCGACATCCTGCCCGTCGCCAATTTGGCGCACTTTTCCGGTTTGGGATACGGGTATCTGGCCGCCCGTGTCGCCTATGCGCAAACCCCGTGGAAGGTCTCAGCCCGCGCCGGTTTTTTGGCCGCGCATTTACTCATTCCCATAGGATTGTACGCCGTGGTCCACCCAGTTTGGAATGCTGCCTATCACTGGCATCTGGGGACCAGCCAGTCACTTTCGCGACAAGACCGCATCATGCACCTCCGGCAAGCGGTTGCCATCAACCCACAACTCGATCCCGTTTGGGTGGAACTTTATAAGCAATATCTCAAGAGCGGAAATCTGCACAATGCCTGGACCGCGATCTTGCAGGGCGTGCACAATAATCCCTCAAGCACAACCGCAATTCGCAAAGCCGCCTTTATGGGCCAGCTCTTCCAGACGCCGGAAAACCGGAAACTGGCCCGCAGAATCTTGGACGATGTTTTTGACGACGATGCCCCCGCCTGGGCCGAACGGCTATTGGCCCAAGCTCCCGGCTCACAACGCTTTCGCTTCACGCTTCCCACCGACCCTCCGAACAAATACGAGATCGGCAAACCGGTAAAACTACCCGAGCCTGCCCGAATCGATCCCAATCCTCAAAACGAACCGTTGGCGCCCCCCGATCCCGACGAGGCCGATAGTGCCGCGGTGGGAACCGCAACGTAA
- a CDS encoding DUF58 domain-containing protein produces the protein MRNDPDVQRVVDTFQLGLPRTPVAGRSGELLGRGTGSSLEFQEFREYIPGDDIRHVDWSAYARSDTLMVRLYREEISPQTQILIDGSASMRTGGTVKPLIAKQLAAMFALLCGRLGGRAGVVTLTDQVATRTGLEGLDLIERLPFDSRATLVDLLENNQVPLPRQSVRIVISDFLFPHDPAALIRRLATGASALWVLQLLNAWEADPTTSGGRRLVDIESAAETDLILDRKTIAGYQKRLQQLQAELARNCRRVHATFVPLIADKGLQTLCREDLCAAEVLRIA, from the coding sequence GTGAGAAATGATCCGGACGTCCAACGTGTCGTCGACACCTTCCAACTCGGACTACCCCGCACTCCCGTCGCCGGGCGGTCGGGCGAGTTGCTGGGGCGCGGTACGGGAAGTTCGTTGGAGTTTCAGGAATTTCGCGAATACATCCCCGGCGACGACATCCGCCATGTCGATTGGTCCGCTTATGCCCGCAGCGACACCTTGATGGTTCGCCTGTACCGTGAAGAAATCAGTCCGCAAACACAAATCCTCATCGATGGCAGCGCCTCGATGCGTACCGGCGGAACTGTTAAGCCGCTCATTGCCAAGCAATTGGCAGCGATGTTCGCCCTGCTCTGCGGACGACTGGGTGGCCGCGCGGGGGTGGTCACCCTCACCGATCAGGTCGCCACACGCACAGGACTTGAAGGACTGGATTTAATCGAGCGATTGCCGTTTGATTCCCGCGCGACGTTGGTGGATCTGTTGGAAAATAACCAAGTCCCCCTTCCCCGGCAGTCGGTCCGCATCGTGATCAGCGATTTTCTGTTTCCCCACGACCCCGCGGCGCTCATCCGCCGCTTGGCCACCGGCGCCAGTGCGCTGTGGGTCCTGCAACTATTGAACGCCTGGGAAGCCGATCCGACCACCAGTGGGGGCCGTCGTCTGGTCGATATCGAATCGGCGGCCGAAACTGATCTCATTTTGGATCGCAAAACAATCGCCGGCTATCAAAAACGGTTGCAGCAACTCCAGGCGGAATTGGCCCGCAATTGTCGCCGCGTACATGCCACGTTTGTTCCCTTGATCGCCGATAAGGGGCTGCAAACGCTCTGCCGCGAGGATCTGTGCGCCGCCGAAGTCCTCCGCATCGCTTAA
- a CDS encoding sugar phosphate isomerase/epimerase family protein, whose amino-acid sequence MFVAASTRCFSDRPFEDACEQLAELQYDKVELWLDETQDHLKPSHVIADPESFCSRFRDVTRMTPIAINLENEVSLEDFQALVRVAQLFRLTQITIPASPLGTPFNAEIDRLRAHHRIASADGVHVSIKTKTGQLTEDPHTAVELCQATPGVGITLDPSYYICGPVPNQSYDQVFPYVFHTHLRDTLPDNLQVRIGLGEIDYSRIISQLQRNGYNLALSVELLPERLGDIDRAVEMRKMRLLLESLL is encoded by the coding sequence GTGTTTGTTGCCGCGTCTACCCGCTGTTTTTCGGACCGACCGTTTGAAGATGCCTGCGAACAGCTCGCCGAGTTGCAATACGATAAGGTGGAACTCTGGCTGGATGAAACGCAAGATCATCTCAAGCCATCCCATGTGATTGCAGATCCCGAGTCGTTTTGCTCGCGTTTCCGCGACGTCACTCGCATGACGCCGATCGCCATCAACCTAGAAAACGAAGTCTCTCTCGAGGACTTCCAAGCCCTGGTTCGCGTGGCGCAGCTTTTCCGCTTAACACAAATTACGATCCCCGCGTCGCCATTGGGAACACCTTTCAACGCTGAAATCGATCGCCTCCGTGCGCATCACCGCATTGCCAGCGCGGACGGCGTTCATGTTTCCATCAAAACCAAAACCGGCCAACTGACCGAGGATCCGCACACAGCCGTCGAATTGTGCCAAGCCACGCCGGGTGTCGGAATCACGCTCGATCCGAGCTATTACATCTGCGGCCCGGTTCCCAACCAATCGTACGACCAAGTCTTTCCGTACGTCTTCCACACACACCTGCGTGACACGCTCCCCGACAACCTGCAGGTCCGCATCGGTTTGGGTGAGATCGACTACAGCCGCATCATCAGCCAACTCCAACGCAATGGGTACAACTTGGCCCTGTCGGTGGAACTCCTTCCCGAGCGTTTGGGCGACATTGATCGCGCCGTCGAAATGCGGAAGATGCGTTTGCTGTTGGAAAGTCTGCTGTAA
- the rfbD gene encoding dTDP-4-dehydrorhamnose reductase, with the protein MRIVLTGARGQLASDLFPLLGNDVVPLGHAELDITRPDDVAAKLREIQPDFVINCAAYNLVDKAEEEPEVAYAVNATGPKNLAESCTDLGIGLAHISSDYVFGQDAQRAVPYTEDDPPGPQGAYAQSKRAGEEFVSSICPRHFVIRTCGLYGIASTRGKGNFVETMLRLGSERDQLSVVNDQRCTPSWTVDVARAIAALIETDQYGLYHATNSGSMTWFEFAAEIFRQSGTQVELSPITTAEFGAPAARPPYSVLSCQKLTDATGLELPSWQEALANYLSRR; encoded by the coding sequence ATGCGAATTGTACTGACTGGGGCGCGGGGACAACTCGCCAGCGACTTATTCCCCTTACTCGGAAACGACGTGGTCCCCTTAGGACATGCGGAGTTGGACATCACCCGCCCCGACGACGTCGCGGCCAAGTTGCGGGAAATCCAACCCGATTTCGTAATCAATTGCGCCGCTTACAACCTGGTGGACAAAGCCGAAGAGGAACCGGAAGTTGCGTATGCCGTGAATGCGACGGGGCCGAAAAACCTCGCAGAGTCGTGCACCGACCTGGGAATAGGATTAGCGCATATCAGCAGCGACTACGTCTTCGGGCAAGACGCGCAGCGTGCGGTGCCCTATACCGAAGACGATCCCCCCGGCCCGCAAGGCGCCTATGCTCAGAGCAAACGCGCCGGCGAGGAATTCGTCAGCAGCATTTGCCCGCGGCATTTCGTCATACGCACCTGCGGGCTGTATGGAATCGCCTCGACGCGGGGCAAGGGGAATTTTGTGGAGACCATGTTACGACTCGGCAGCGAACGCGATCAGTTAAGCGTCGTGAACGACCAACGCTGCACCCCCAGTTGGACGGTCGATGTCGCCCGCGCGATTGCGGCTTTGATCGAAACCGACCAATACGGTTTGTATCACGCTACCAATTCAGGCAGCATGACCTGGTTTGAGTTTGCCGCAGAGATTTTCCGTCAGTCGGGCACGCAAGTGGAGCTGAGTCCCATCACAACCGCCGAATTCGGCGCCCCCGCTGCCCGCCCCCCTTACAGTGTGTTGTCCTGCCAAAAACTCACCGACGCGACCGGCCTGGAACTGCCCTCTTGGCAAGAGGCGTTGGCGAATTATCTCTCGCGGCGTTAG
- a CDS encoding ABC transporter permease, producing the protein MASQPDTISRWAEQVSDRLNPILVKETRQALKSKQFLATFAIMLFGSWLISAFVLMMLVGGNDDSPYGKYVFPFYFGLLAFTVMLVVPFGAFRSLLAERDLNTYELLNITTLSPQQIVWGKWLSAQVQTFIYFSAISPFVAFTYLLRGVDFPTLIFVLVLAMFASMMLSLLSLTFSTFARQRQAQVVLSLVLLGQLVWVMGAAISLGTYFVADESIDFSDQEFYWGGLVIASYYIGTFVLCLQIARAQLTFESDNRSTGIRLSSSALYWLTLGWLGLGLYQAVFGGTSPGSTLMIEPVYVVLSFLGVFWGAVCLFAATETDGLSRRIRSQLPKSFLLRFLAVPFLPGGGRGMLMAVLHLAALVGLAFALGQFIHDPKWTHISKFTVGLSCYILFYAGMSAALGRWLRKATPLFRPAQTRAFAIVMFALSWLAPNIANIFRNSRSVANPLFYLSDPINTLETLDNNLNWADEVMAALLVMGGVALLLNIHTMWRGFTEVVFLREPAADETAMFPQSQMANGPSATAGILDAAATPEPSTSS; encoded by the coding sequence ATGGCCTCTCAACCTGATACGATAAGCCGCTGGGCCGAACAGGTGAGTGATCGTCTCAACCCGATCCTCGTCAAGGAGACGCGCCAAGCGCTCAAAAGCAAACAGTTTCTAGCCACCTTTGCAATCATGCTGTTTGGTAGCTGGTTGATATCGGCGTTCGTGCTCATGATGCTTGTCGGCGGCAACGACGACAGCCCGTATGGCAAATACGTCTTCCCCTTCTATTTCGGCCTGTTAGCGTTCACGGTCATGCTCGTCGTCCCTTTCGGCGCCTTTCGCAGTCTGCTGGCCGAACGGGACCTCAACACCTACGAACTGCTCAACATCACCACGCTGTCCCCCCAACAAATTGTGTGGGGCAAATGGCTCAGCGCTCAGGTGCAAACGTTCATTTACTTTTCCGCTATCAGCCCGTTTGTCGCCTTCACCTACCTGCTTCGTGGCGTTGACTTTCCCACGTTGATATTCGTGCTGGTCTTGGCGATGTTCGCCTCCATGATGTTGTCGCTACTGTCGCTCACCTTCAGCACATTCGCCCGCCAGCGACAAGCACAGGTCGTGCTCTCCCTGGTCCTGTTGGGGCAACTCGTCTGGGTCATGGGCGCAGCGATTTCACTCGGAACGTATTTTGTCGCCGACGAAAGCATCGATTTCAGCGACCAAGAATTCTATTGGGGCGGTTTGGTCATCGCCAGTTATTACATCGGGACTTTCGTGCTCTGCTTGCAGATCGCCCGCGCGCAACTGACATTCGAATCAGACAATCGCAGTACCGGAATCCGACTTAGCAGCTCCGCTCTCTACTGGCTGACGCTCGGCTGGCTGGGACTCGGGTTGTATCAGGCTGTCTTCGGCGGTACTTCGCCCGGTTCGACCCTCATGATCGAACCGGTCTATGTGGTCCTCAGTTTCTTGGGGGTCTTTTGGGGGGCTGTTTGCCTGTTTGCCGCCACCGAGACCGATGGGCTTTCGCGGCGGATTCGCAGCCAACTCCCTAAAAGCTTTCTCCTACGATTTCTCGCCGTGCCGTTTCTCCCAGGAGGCGGACGCGGGATGTTGATGGCGGTTTTGCATTTGGCAGCGCTCGTAGGTCTGGCATTCGCCCTCGGACAATTCATCCACGACCCCAAATGGACCCACATTTCAAAATTCACGGTTGGGCTGAGTTGTTACATCCTCTTCTACGCCGGAATGTCCGCCGCATTGGGGCGTTGGTTGCGCAAGGCGACTCCCTTATTTCGTCCTGCTCAGACACGGGCGTTTGCCATCGTGATGTTCGCACTCAGTTGGCTGGCGCCGAACATTGCAAACATCTTCCGCAATTCTCGCAGCGTCGCGAATCCTCTATTTTACTTGTCCGACCCCATCAATACGTTGGAGACTCTGGACAACAATCTCAACTGGGCCGACGAAGTTATGGCAGCCCTGCTGGTGATGGGGGGAGTCGCTCTGCTGCTCAATATCCACACCATGTGGCGCGGCTTCACCGAAGTCGTCTTCCTCCGCGAACCTGCTGCGGACGAAACGGCCATGTTCCCACAATCTCAAATGGCCAACGGCCCATCAGCCACCGCGGGAATCTTAGACGCAGCAGCCACCCCGGAACCGTCGACCAGCAGTTAA
- a CDS encoding AAA family ATPase — MDRETVGTADATVDGDRDSDRLVPPHELEEARATLDRLLSGLKRAILGQEELLELVVIALMARGHMLLEGLPGLGKTELIKSLSKLLGLDFRRLQFTPDLLPSDIVGSPILEENQQGSRSLVFHKGPIFANLVLADEINRASPKTQSALLEAMQERRVTVLGETHPLPLPFFVLATQNPIELEGTYPLPEAQLDRFTFKLSVNNVSSETLQEIITTRSHGQPPALSPVVSAMELETLFDKVDAIHLPRAVSGYIARLVTATHPDRADAPETVRKFVKFGASPRAAIALAGTSRAAALLAGKPNVGFDEVKKVALSVLGHRLILDYAARLEGWTPAKMIQSLLDAVPEVGRDLPEDLSPA; from the coding sequence ATGGACCGTGAAACCGTGGGAACCGCCGACGCAACTGTCGACGGAGATCGTGACAGCGATCGTCTGGTGCCGCCGCACGAGCTTGAGGAGGCGCGGGCCACATTAGACCGCCTGCTCTCAGGTTTAAAACGGGCGATTCTCGGCCAGGAGGAATTGTTGGAGTTGGTCGTCATCGCACTGATGGCCCGCGGACACATGCTGCTCGAAGGGTTGCCGGGACTCGGTAAGACCGAATTGATCAAGTCGTTGTCCAAATTGCTCGGTTTGGACTTCCGCCGTTTGCAATTCACACCTGACTTGCTCCCCAGCGATATTGTCGGCTCGCCGATTCTCGAAGAGAACCAACAAGGATCCCGGAGCCTCGTCTTTCACAAAGGACCGATTTTCGCCAACTTAGTTTTAGCGGACGAAATCAATCGCGCCAGCCCCAAAACCCAATCCGCGCTACTGGAAGCCATGCAGGAGCGCCGCGTCACCGTCCTGGGAGAAACGCATCCGCTCCCCCTGCCGTTTTTCGTCTTGGCGACACAAAACCCCATTGAATTGGAGGGGACCTATCCGCTCCCCGAAGCGCAACTCGACCGCTTCACGTTCAAACTCAGCGTGAATAATGTTTCCAGCGAGACCTTGCAGGAGATCATCACCACACGCAGCCACGGACAACCGCCGGCGCTTTCGCCGGTTGTCTCCGCCATGGAATTGGAGACACTGTTCGACAAGGTCGATGCCATTCACCTGCCCCGCGCCGTTTCCGGATACATTGCCCGACTGGTCACCGCCACACATCCCGATCGAGCGGATGCCCCCGAAACGGTTCGCAAATTTGTCAAATTCGGCGCTTCGCCGCGGGCCGCGATCGCATTGGCCGGCACATCGCGCGCTGCGGCGCTCTTGGCGGGTAAACCGAATGTCGGTTTCGACGAAGTCAAAAAAGTGGCCCTCAGCGTCCTGGGGCATCGGTTGATTTTGGATTATGCAGCCCGATTGGAAGGTTGGACCCCTGCAAAAATGATCCAAAGCCTGCTCGACGCCGTTCCTGAAGTCGGTCGGGATTTGCCAGAAGACTTATCCCCAGCCTAA